The Bdellovibrio bacteriovorus W nucleotide sequence GCAGGCATCACTCTTTGATTTAGGACCAGGGACCGAAACCGTTGTGCAAATGCCAGATGTTAAACCTTGGACTCGATCAGCCTCCTTATCTTATGAAAAGGAAGTGCTTGGATTTTACCTTAGTGATCACCCGCTAAAAGGCTTTGATACCCTTTCTGAATTATGGACCACTTGTAAAATCATAGATCTACCAGCTCAGATGCCTGCGGAGGGAACTCCAGAGGCTGAAGCTTTAAAAGCTGCTAAAAAGGACTGGAAAAACCGTGATGCCGCTAAAAAGCGTGTGATCGTATCGGGCCTTATCACAGAGATGCGCGAGCTTATTACTAAAAAAGGGACTCGCATGGCATTTGCCAAGGTAGAGGATCTCACTGGAGCCTGCGAGTTGGTGGTTTTCCCCGATTCTTTTGCGCGGTTTGAGATGCAGCTCCGTGAAGAGCGCCCTGTTTTAGTAGCGGGCGGGCTTGAAGTCGAGGAAGGGGTTGCAAAAATCATGGTTGATAACGTAGCTCCCCTTGAAGAAATGCTGGGAAAGACCAAGTTAATGGTTTTCAAGCTAGATAAAATTGATCCTGATCGGTATTCGAGTTTACAATCAGTATTGAATGAGCACCCGGGTAAAACCAAGGTAAGCCTTGAGATTGATATGCCGGAGCTTGAGAGAAGAGTTTTACTAGATACTCCGAACTTAGATGGAGTGCTGGTAGATAATAATTTCTTTGAAAGTATTCATTCTCTTTTTGGACGAACTGACTTTATCGAGTTGAGAAGCTAATAGAGTCGATTTGTAGCAATGAAGCTTTAAAGAAATGTCATGGAGAGGACAGAAGTGAAATTTCTAAAATCCATTTTTCTAGTATGTGCGTTGTTGATGATGGCTTCTACAGGTTTTACTCAACAAGGCGAGTTGGTAGATCGCAGTTTTGCTGGTTCGTCTAAGGCGAAGACTCCGCAAGAGGCGAGAAAAGAAATTCAGGATGAGGCCGCAAAAGCCGTTTCTGAAGAAATCATTAAAGACTTAATCGGTGAAGAGCGTTTTTCTAAGAATCGTTCTGTCATTCAAAATAAAGTTATTAAGAACTCAGCGAAGTACATTCCGTTTTCGAAACCTTCCCAACTTCAACAGAAGGATGAAGAGTTTTCGATGTCTGTTGAGATGAAAGTTTCTTTGCGCGATCTGAAACAGATCTTGCAAGATAACGCTCTTTTAAGCTCTACAGATGATATTCCTGTGGCCCTACCGGTTATTACCATTGTTGATCGCGTTCAGGGGAAAAGTTATCGCTGGTGGAATCCAAGTGAAAGAGAAGATCAGGCTTTCTTGACAAAAGAAGGTCGCGTTCTTGAAGACGGTCTGCGCACAGCTTTTTCTAAAAGCAATTTTTATGTTCTTAAGCCCATCGAAGCATCTTTGGGAAATCGTATTCCTAATGATTTTAAAAATGATCGCGTCAATGCAGATGATGCCCAATTTTTATCTCAATACTTCTCAGCGCCTTTATTGATGGATGGAGTGATTCAATTCCAGAAGTCAGATAAGGATCGCAACTTCCGTATTGATGTGCGCCTATCGGTAATTCAGGTCAGTAATGGACGTGCAATTGCAGACGTATCAAGAAGGTATGAGACAGAGTCTGGACCTTTTGAGCGTGTAATAGATAAAAAATTTCGCGAAATTATCGAATTAGCAAGTGCTGACCTAAGTTCGCAAGTTTTAGAGGCTTGGCAGCGTGGATCTTTGGGAACATCGGTATTGCGAATCACTTTGCGCGGTAAAGGAGCACCTGCGGCTACAGAGCAAGTGAAAGAAAGAATTCGCTCGCAGATCACGCAGATCAAAAGTATTCGTGAGCGTATGGTAACAGCGGATTCTGTGAGCTTTGAAGTGGATACATCAGCTTCTCCGGAAGAAATTACTGGTCGTATCGAAGCTTTGGATTTTGAAGGAAAAAAATTAGGGAAGATTTCTGAAAATCGAGACGAAATCGTTCTGCAGTGGAGATAATATGAGAATTCTATCAACCCTTCTATCAGCTCTTTTTTTTGTTTCCTGCGTAGCCATTGATCGCGGAGGACCTTCTTTACGCCGTGATATTCGCGATGTGGATCAGCAGACACGAAGTGATGATGGAACGCCTAGAAAGCGCATGATCGTTTTGCCCTTCCTAGATCCTTCAGAGAAAAGACCTGAGGAACTTCGCAATAAAGCTCGCGCGGCTTTTATTTTAGATCTCAATCGCACTGGAGAGATCATTGCCTTAGATAGCCGTGATTTAAAGCTCGATCTTTCGAAGATGATGTCTGGAGATCAATACAAGCTGAACGAGATTGCAAAACAAGCGCAAACTCTGGGTGCAAATGCCGTTCTTGAAGGGCGTATCTTAGATATTCGCATCAAGCGAAAAGCTGATAACGTGGGAATTGTACGTCATCTAGCTACAGAGTTTGAAGTCGTGGCTCAGGTGCGAGTTGTAACGGGACGAACAGGTAAAGAAGTATTCAACACAGTAAAAACCGTGACCGTAGAAGAACAAGGTGTGCGTGTTGCTGAAAGAGTTGAAACGGATAAGTTTCTTGCGAACAATCCGGATATGATTCAAATGATCGTGAAAGATGCATTCTTAGATTTCACACCTCAGATCCTTGCGGCCTTAGAAAAGGTTTCTTGGGAAGGGCGAATCGCAGCCATTAACGGAGACCGTATTTACCTGAACGTGGGACGTATTTCTGGTTTGCGTGTAGGGGATCTTTTAAAAGTCACAGAAAACGGTGACGATGTGTTTGACCCAGAAAGCGGTTCACATATTGGTCGAGTTCCCGGAAGACTTAAAGGAACCCTAGAGATTGTAAGTTATTTTGGTAACGATGGATCGATTGCAGTGATTCATTCAGGTTCAGGGTTTCGCGAAAATGATCGCGTTGAGCTTTACTAGGTAATTTACTCAAAAAGAAATTCTACTCAAAGGCCGTCTTTCCGATGGCCTTTTGTGCTTTTAGGGCTCCACCGCAGCCGACCATAGGAAAATATCGAGTCATTTTATTTTTATAAAACGAGTGGGCGATTGTCATTTCATTCACTTCAGAGCTGTAGTTGCCTGCGAAGACAGCTTCGCCTTTTGGAGAAGTGATCACATAAAATGGTGGAACGAGTTCGCTAAACTCACCAAAGAGTCTCTCGCGATTCAGACGGCGCGAGGTGAAGCCTCGGTTGTTAAATTCCTTTTCATGGGTAACGAAGCTACCTATGTAAGCGATGTTTTCAACAAACTCAGACGAAGCATTGCGATCCAATAAATAGTCAGAGATCGCTCTGCTATCATCAGACGATAGATCCAAGACGTGGGTGATAGTCCACTTCTCGGGAGTGTCGAATAAAAAAACATATGTTCCCTGAATAAGAGTCATGCCAGCAAGACAGGCCAATACCCAAACGAACAAAAAGCCAGTGTATTTATGCATCAAACACATTCTTGTATGAAAATGAGCAAATCGACAGTTACTTTTGTGTAATAGACTGGCGTTGGGCATTTAGAGAATAGTTCAGGTCTTTGGTTGAAGACTTTAGACTTTGTTAAATTAGAGAAAAAACTCTAGAATTTCAGGGAGTTATATGGCCTTCGAGGCTTAAATAAATTGAACTCGGTCATCGGAGGTTCGTATAATATTGAAGTTGCATAAGACTATATACTTTTCAATTTGGGAGGTCCAATGCGTGCCAATCAGAAAATGAGACCCGTTGCTATCTTAGCAGGATCAAGAACACCATTTACAAAATCTTCTGGTCTTTATTCTCGAACGTCGAACAAAGATTTGATGATCGCCACTTTGCGCGACTTGGTGGCAAAGACAAATCTTCAGGGCGAAGTTTTAGGCGATGTGGCCCTAGGCGCCGTGATGAAAAATGCCTCTGATTGGAATATGGCGCGTGAAAGTGTTTTAAGCTCAGGCCTTGATCCACACACTCCTGGGTATGATGTGCAAAGAGCCTGTGGGACTGGCCTAGAAACATCTGTGCACATAGCTCTTAAGATTGCTGCTGGACAGATGGAGAGTGGAATCGGCGGCGGAACAGATACGAACAGTGATATTGTTGGGGTGCTTTCCCATGAGTTCACCTGGTCGATGATGGAGATGCAGAATGAAAAAACACTGGGTGGAAAGTTAAAGCGCCTGGCGCAACTTAGACCCTCGGATTTAAAGCCTCGTTTTCCGAATGTACAAGAGCCCCGCACGGGACTCTCTATGGGAGAGCACTGTGAGTTGATGGTGAAGGATTGGAAAATCACCCGTGAAGCTCAAGATGAATTAGCTTACTTGAGTCATATGAATGCAGCTAAAGCTTATGATGCAGGATTCTTCAAGGATCTAGTGTTTGAGTTTAAAGGAGTCAAGAAAGACACGTTCTTAAGACCTGATACGACCATCGAAAAGCTTGCTAAGTTAAAACCTGCTTTTGATAAAACCGGAACGGGAACTCTGACCGCTGGAAACTCCACTCCTTTAACGGATGGAGCTTCTGCAGTTCTTCTTGGCAGCGAGGAGTTTGCAAAGAAGCATGATCTCCCAGTAATGGCTTACTTGGTAGATGCAGACTACGCAGCCGTTGATTATGTAAATGGCGAGGGTCTTTTGATGGCACCCACAAGAGCTGTGGCTCAGCTCTTAAAAAGAAACAATCTGACTTTGCAAGATTTTGATTATTATGAAATCCATGAAGCTTTTGCGGGCCAAGTGCTCTGTACTTTAAAAGCGTGGGAAGATGAAGAGTATTGTCGAACTAAACTCGGAGCAGAGAAAGCATTAGGTTCTATTGATCGTTCTAAATTGAATGTGAATGGAAGCAGCTTGGCCTTAGGGCACCCCTTTGCTGCCACAGGCGGAAGAATACTTGCGACGGCAGCAAAACTGCTTAAAGAAAAAGGCAGTGGACGAGTTTTGATTTCTATCTGTACTGCAGGTGGAATGGGTGTTGTGGCGATCGTTGAAAGATAGGATATGGATTTGTCTGTTGCGCAAAAATTATGGTTATTAAGAGTGCGAGTGGCTTCGGTGGTTTTCCCCAGACGCTCTGCTCAGTGGGCGGAGGAAATTTTTTTAACGCCGCAAAGAGTTCAACGACCAGATTCTGAACGACTTTGGTTTGATAATGCTCGCAAGAAAACATTATCGGGCGGCATAGCTTCTTATGAGTGGGGTCCGGAAGCAGGGCCTATTGTACTTTTAGTTCATGGCTGGAGTGGTCGTGGCACTCAATTAGGGGCCTTTGCAGAGGTCTTAGTTAAACGTGGCTACCGTGTCGTGGCGATTGATGGGCCAGCTCATGGGGCCTCTCTGGGAGAGCAAACCAACGTAGGGCAGTTTTCGAACTGTATAGTGCAAGTTCAAAAAGAGTTGGGACCCTTTGAAGCCGTGGTCGCGCATTCATTTGGAGCTGGTTGTTCTGTGCTGGCGGTCATCAAGGGAATGCAAGCCAAAAAATTGGTTCTTATTGCAGGTCCTTCGCACTATGAAAAAGTCATCCAGAACTTTTTGCGCATGCTTAAGATGACCGAGAAGGCCGAAAGATTTTTTTACGAAAGTCTTGAGAGAAAAGTGGGGATGAAAGCTTCTGATATGAATGTCGGAGCTTTAGGGCATGAGGTACTGAAAGATCACTTGCGTGTGATGGTAGTACATGATCGAGATGATAAAGAAGTTCCTTTCTCTGCAGCAATGGCTATTCAGACTGCGTGGCCAGAGGTTCAGGTTTTTGAAACTATGGGACTTGGGCATAGAAGAATTTTAAAAAATCCTGAAGTGGCATTAAAAGTCGCTCAGTTTATTTCTGAAGAAGCATCGGAGGCTTTACAGTGAAATATCTATTGAGTTTATTATTTGTATTCTTGGCTGTCCCCGCATTAGCAAAAACGGTCGTCTTAGATGTTCGCACGCCAGAGGAATATGCCGAGGGGCATGTGGCTGGATCTTTAAATATTGATGTGACGAATAAAGACTTTGCGAAAAAATTAAAGAGCTAAATAAAGCAGACACTTATAAGATCTATTGCCGCTCTGGAAAAAGAGCTGGCAGGGCTTTGGATGAAATGAAGACTCTAGGTTTTAAGGATTTGGAGAACCTTGGGGGATACGAAGATGCTCGTAAGACCCTTGAGAAAAAGGCTCCTTAATCCATTAAAATGTGATTGCCACGCTCTGGGGGATCGGTTAATAATAGATTTTCTTCAAGAATGGTCTCTTAGCGCAGTTGGTAGCGCGTTTCCTTGACATGGAAGAGGTCACTGGTTCGAGTCCAGTAGAGACCACCATTTTTCTTCGTTATAGCTTATAAATCTCCCCCTTCATTGGCACTTTATCGAGTGACAAAAGTTAAGTTCAGCCAAGTTCAATCTAGTTTTGCATTGATTGTATTTCTAAATGTTTCCAAAATATTTTCGGAGGTTCAGATGATTGATTTTTACACAGCAGCGACCCCTAATGGTCAGAAGGTTTCCTTGATGCTTCATGAGTTGGGCGTTGAGTTTAAAGAGCACAAAGTAAATTTAGCAGCTAACGAGCAGAAAACTCCTGAGTTTTTAAAGATGAATCCGAATGGCAGAATTCCTGTGATCGTGGATCACGAAGGACCTTTTGGAAAAAAACAAACGGTCTTTGAGAGTGGAGCTATTTTATATTATCTAGCTGAAAAGTATGGCCGTTTTTTTGGTAATAACTTGAGTGAAAAAGCGGTTGCCATGGAGTGGGTGATGTTCCAGATGGCGGGAATTGGGCCTATGTTCGGAAATCTTTATTACGGCAAGAACTCGTTAAAACCTTTCAATCCAGCCTATGTAGCACGTTTTCATAAGGAGTCCGCGAGATTGATCTCTGTCATGGAGATGCGTTTGCGTGAGACGACTTATTTAGCGGGGCATGCTTATACCATTGCTGATATGACTACATACCCTTGGATACGTGCTATGGGCGGAATGTCGCCTGAGCTTCTTAACGAAGCCCCTGCGGTTCGTCGCTGGATGGCGGCGATTGCAGATCGCCCTGCGGTAAAGAAGGCTCTGGCTTAAGTCCTTTAAAATCCCACAGCTCTTGGTCCATCAACTGACTTGGTTTGATGTTGCTAAGAGCTGTCTGGATGGATGCGTAAATATTAGGAATTTCTTTTTCCAAATCACGCACAAGTTTTTTAATTCTCTGTCTTTTAAGGCCATCTTGAGAACCACAAAGATTGCACGGAATAATCGGGATCTCCCAAGCGGCTCCAAGTTCTTCAATATCTCTTTCCGACACGTAACATAATGGGCGCACTAAAATATTTCTACCATCGTCAGAGCGAAGTTTCGCCGGCATAGCTGCAGTCGTTCCAATATAGAATTGATTTAATAGTGCCGTATGGACGATGTCGTCTCTATGATGCCCAAGGGCCATTTTTGTAAATTTATTATCGTAGGCAAAGTCATAGAGAATAGCACGACGAAGGCGAGAACAAAGAGAGCAGTAAGTCGCCCCTTGAATTTTTTCTTTAACGATAGAGTAAGTGTCACGCTCTAATACATGCAGACGAACCCCGAGGTTCTCAATCCATTCTTTAAAACGAGTGGCATCAAAACCAGGTTGCTTTTGATCTAAGATGGCCGCTTCAAGAACGAACTTTCTTTCAGAGCGTTTTTGAATTTCAGTCAAGAGTGCCAGAAGAATGCTAGAGTCTTTTCCTCCAGACACGCAGACCATGATCTTGTCGCCGTCTTCAATCATATTGAAGTCGTTCAGTGCTTGAACAATTTGTTTACGCAGTTTGACTGCTAAGGGATGATTAAAATCAGGAGTGTTTTTCATGGTGCTGACTCTTATCTGAAATATCTAAGACTTGTCGAGATAATTTAATATTGGCTTGGTAAAGAGCCTCAATGCACTTTGAATAGACCTTATCGCCAATGCCAAATTGAGCGCCATAGGCATCGATAAAGTAATAAATCTTCACTTCTACCCAATGTTCATTGGCGTCGCTGATATAAGCTCCAGGGGAAGGGATTCCGCGGATCTCGCCAATACCGGCAACGGTTTTTTCAAGAATCTGCTTGGCCAAGTCGATATTTTCACCATAGGCAATTTTAAAGATCTGACGACGCACGATAGGGCTCTCTGGCGGAGAGAAGTTAGAGATCATGGCATTGGCCATAAAACGATTAGAGAGCGTTATAAGCTCTTCAGAGAAGCCTACTAAGGTTGTTGAGCGCCAAGTGATCTCTTTGACTTGCCCCGTGGTTTTTTGCAAGCCACTGGCTACTTCAAGCCAGTCTCCAATTTCAAAATTTCGATCGACCTGTAAGGATATCCCCGCAAAGAGATTTCCCAAGGTATCCTGAAGCGCAAGACCTAGAATGACCGAAGCTGCGGCCGATGTTGCTAAAAGAGGACCAACCTCTAAACCAAAAACTCGTGCAATCCCCCAGAATAACAACACGGTGGAGAGCAAAAGAGAGAAAATATTCACAAGCAGGAGCGGGACCCCGTGCTTCATAGAGCCTAAAAAAAGATATTGTAGGACTATAAGGCGGCAACTACGAACAAAGACAATATTCCCCCATAGGAAGGCGAGCAGGGCGATGTAGGGGGTGACTTTTCCAAAGCCCGCGATCTTGGCCTCAGACGTTTGTAAGAAGATGAAAGTCGCGTAGAGGAAGCTTAAAATCACGTAGTGACGCATCAGTCGATTGAAGTGATGGCGCAATTTACGATGTCTGTCCTCTGAAGCTTCCTGTAAAAAGAATCGATAAAAAATCCAGGTTAGAGCAATTAGAAGACCTAAAAGTATAAAAGCCTCTAATTCTAAAATTCCATAAAGTGCTTCGATATTGATGAACTTATCTGCCATGGCGAATTCCCTCAGTCGTAAAGCCAGTATAGTGACGAAGTTCTAGGCTAGTCGAGTCTAAAAGTAATTTTTGGGGTCAATCTTGAGCACGAGCTTCCGATACGCCCTCTATGAAAACGAAAATCTCGATGTTAATTGGAATGATGGCGCTGTCAGCGTGTGCCCCGCAAAGCAACTTTCAGTTGAAAGATATCGCATCTCAGACGGTGGAAGACATAGCTTGTCAGAATTCAACAATGGAAACAAAACTCTGGGATGGTCTAAAGGACTATCTTCTGGAACAAAAGCAGCTTCCAGACGTGTCTGTGTTGCGCAATGCAATGATCGGTGAAGTTTCAGCAATGTCTGCGACTTCAGGCAGCGACGATACTTCTTCAAGGCAGCTTAAAGAAGAGCTAATCAATCTCGTGGATGTGATTCTTCGCGAAGCACCCGAGGGCGAAAGAGTCGAGACTCCCGAAGAACTTTTAATGTTGATCTCTGCTATTGATGTTGGAGATCGCTCCACAGTTTTTAGAGATTACTTACAAACCAAGGTTCGCCGTCAGTTTGATCGCGTTCAGCTATCAGCAAAGTCAGCAAACTTGGTATGCCCTCCGGGTTCTGAAGATAAGGAAAATGGGCAACAAGGAGGAGGAGTTGAAGAGATTCCTTCCGAAGAGGTGCCATTTGAACCACAAAAGTCGGGATACGATTATCATCGTGCCCAGGCTTTAAACTCTGGTTTACCTTTAGCGGCGTTCGGTGGACGCTGGGCTTTTGCAACAGCCTACCAGAGTTGTCAAAGTGTTCAGCTACCTTCGATGAACGCGCAAACTCCAAATGTAGCGGGGATTCAGATCACAGGAAAGCACTCCGATGGTGTCGGCAGCAAGCGTATGATCGCAAGTCTTTCGCAAGTTCAAAGCTCCCATTACTACGTTCGTGATATGCGTACGTACGGACAAGGTTGCTTTAATGTGCGTGAGAATCCATTGATTTATGATTACGGTGGAAAGCCTTCAGCAACTACAGCAACAGATTCTCCAATTGATCTTTTTAAAAACAATGGTAGCGGTACGAGTGTTTTAGGTATCGACTGCTCGGCGTATGTGTTTTCATCCTTAGCGACTGTGGGGCTTCGCCTTAAAGAGGGTCGCGCTTTGAAAGCATCTGACTCTTGGGCCTGGGGATCGACATCCTATGTTGAGCCAGAGAAAAATGGTCTTACATGTTTATCTAAGATTTCTGTAACTTCTAGTAAGACTATTCAGCCTGGTGACATTGTGGCTGTCAGTGGTCACGTACTATTGATTGATAAAATGGGTGACGATCCTTTCGGGCTTCGCTCTGCGCGCACAGAGTCTGACTGTTCAAA carries:
- a CDS encoding hypothetical protein (COG0596 Predicted hydrolases or acyltransferases (alpha/beta hydrolase superfamily)) — encoded protein: MDLSVAQKLWLLRVRVASVVFPRRSAQWAEEIFLTPQRVQRPDSERLWFDNARKKTLSGGIASYEWGPEAGPIVLLVHGWSGRGTQLGAFAEVLVKRGYRVVAIDGPAHGASLGEQTNVGQFSNCIVQVQKELGPFEAVVAHSFGAGCSVLAVIKGMQAKKLVLIAGPSHYEKVIQNFLRMLKMTEKAERFFYESLERKVGMKASDMNVGALGHEVLKDHLRVMVVHDRDDKEVPFSAAMAIQTAWPEVQVFETMGLGHRRILKNPEVALKVAQFISEEASEALQ
- a CDS encoding hypothetical protein (COG0668 Small-conductance mechanosensitive channel); this encodes MADKFINIEALYGILELEAFILLGLLIALTWIFYRFFLQEASEDRHRKLRHHFNRLMRHYVILSFLYATFIFLQTSEAKIAGFGKVTPYIALLAFLWGNIVFVRSCRLIVLQYLFLGSMKHGVPLLLVNIFSLLLSTVLLFWGIARVFGLEVGPLLATSAAASVILGLALQDTLGNLFAGISLQVDRNFEIGDWLEVASGLQKTTGQVKEITWRSTTLVGFSEELITLSNRFMANAMISNFSPPESPIVRRQIFKIAYGENIDLAKQILEKTVAGIGEIRGIPSPGAYISDANEHWVEVKIYYFIDAYGAQFGIGDKVYSKCIEALYQANIKLSRQVLDISDKSQHHEKHS
- a CDS encoding hypothetical protein (COG0607 Rhodanese-related sulfurtransferase), whose translation is MKYLLSLLFVFLAVPALAKTVVLDVRTPEEYAEGHVAGSLNIDVTNKDFAKKLKS
- a CDS encoding glutathione S-transferase family protein (COG0625 Glutathione S-transferase), which codes for MIDFYTAATPNGQKVSLMLHELGVEFKEHKVNLAANEQKTPEFLKMNPNGRIPVIVDHEGPFGKKQTVFESGAILYYLAEKYGRFFGNNLSEKAVAMEWVMFQMAGIGPMFGNLYYGKNSLKPFNPAYVARFHKESARLISVMEMRLRETTYLAGHAYTIADMTTYPWIRAMGGMSPELLNEAPAVRRWMAAIADRPAVKKALA
- a CDS encoding hypothetical protein (COG0037 Predicted ATPase of the PP-loop superfamily implicated in cell cycle control), with product MKNTPDFNHPLAVKLRKQIVQALNDFNMIEDGDKIMVCVSGGKDSSILLALLTEIQKRSERKFVLEAAILDQKQPGFDATRFKEWIENLGVRLHVLERDTYSIVKEKIQGATYCSLCSRLRRAILYDFAYDNKFTKMALGHHRDDIVHTALLNQFYIGTTAAMPAKLRSDDGRNILVRPLCYVSERDIEELGAAWEIPIIPCNLCGSQDGLKRQRIKKLVRDLEKEIPNIYASIQTALSNIKPSQLMDQELWDFKGLKPEPSLPQGDLQSPPSSDEPQGLR
- a CDS encoding acetyl-CoA acetyltransferase (COG0183 Acetyl-CoA acetyltransferase), which encodes MRANQKMRPVAILAGSRTPFTKSSGLYSRTSNKDLMIATLRDLVAKTNLQGEVLGDVALGAVMKNASDWNMARESVLSSGLDPHTPGYDVQRACGTGLETSVHIALKIAAGQMESGIGGGTDTNSDIVGVLSHEFTWSMMEMQNEKTLGGKLKRLAQLRPSDLKPRFPNVQEPRTGLSMGEHCELMVKDWKITREAQDELAYLSHMNAAKAYDAGFFKDLVFEFKGVKKDTFLRPDTTIEKLAKLKPAFDKTGTGTLTAGNSTPLTDGASAVLLGSEEFAKKHDLPVMAYLVDADYAAVDYVNGEGLLMAPTRAVAQLLKRNNLTLQDFDYYEIHEAFAGQVLCTLKAWEDEEYCRTKLGAEKALGSIDRSKLNVNGSSLALGHPFAATGGRILATAAKLLKEKGSGRVLISICTAGGMGVVAIVER